A genomic stretch from Bdellovibrio bacteriovorus includes:
- a CDS encoding CpaF family protein — MMIAAKTVYDKIQEDIQQIPLNEFLLSPEEASSLRSKKVEQIVEKHLTSQEQDVCARVLNEIHTWGPLSDLLEDESITEIMVNGPQSIWIEREGKLFRHPDSFFSDLSFRNCLDRLSHEANAHITKEFPTADGAFRDFRLSMIGSDITQSSVHLSLRRHPKNPWTFLKLADIGWCRPEDLRIFRELIDKKKNFLVVGSTGSGKTSVLNSFLNLLPENERVVIIEDTSEIPLPNKASMKLLTREDPQNVLPAIDQTQLVKRALRLRPDRIAMGEVRGAEAKDFLMALATGHEGSFGTLHAQDAAQALIRLEMLIQMGAPQWNLSAIRRLIQMSLDFVIVVGREASGQRRFKGAYRLCSLEDNGFLLEPFDL; from the coding sequence ATGATGATCGCAGCAAAAACCGTTTACGACAAAATTCAAGAAGATATTCAGCAAATTCCTTTGAATGAATTTTTGCTTTCTCCGGAAGAAGCCAGCTCTTTGCGTTCAAAGAAGGTGGAGCAAATCGTGGAAAAGCACCTGACATCACAAGAACAAGACGTCTGCGCGCGTGTTTTAAATGAAATCCACACTTGGGGGCCCCTTTCGGATCTTTTAGAAGACGAAAGTATTACAGAGATTATGGTGAACGGCCCTCAATCGATCTGGATTGAGCGTGAAGGAAAACTTTTTCGTCATCCGGATTCGTTCTTTTCGGATTTAAGCTTTCGCAACTGCTTGGACCGTTTGTCTCATGAAGCCAATGCGCATATTACGAAGGAATTTCCCACAGCCGACGGAGCTTTTAGGGATTTTCGATTGAGTATGATTGGAAGTGATATCACTCAGTCTTCCGTTCACCTATCTTTACGACGCCATCCGAAAAATCCTTGGACATTTTTAAAGCTTGCCGACATAGGCTGGTGTCGGCCCGAAGACCTGCGAATCTTTCGGGAGCTGATCGATAAGAAAAAGAATTTTTTGGTCGTGGGTTCTACCGGTTCGGGTAAGACATCTGTTTTGAATTCATTCCTAAATTTACTTCCGGAAAATGAACGCGTGGTGATTATCGAAGACACTTCTGAAATCCCTTTACCTAACAAAGCCAGTATGAAACTTTTGACTCGTGAAGATCCGCAAAATGTTTTACCCGCGATTGATCAAACTCAACTTGTGAAGCGTGCCTTGCGACTTCGTCCCGATCGAATTGCTATGGGAGAAGTTCGTGGTGCTGAAGCAAAAGACTTTTTAATGGCGCTGGCGACCGGGCACGAGGGAAGCTTTGGAACTTTGCATGCTCAAGATGCTGCTCAAGCCTTGATTCGTCTGGAGATGCTAATCCAAATGGGTGCGCCGCAATGGAATCTTTCGGCCATTCGACGCTTGATTCAAATGTCTTTGGATTTTGTG